From Leptidea sinapis chromosome 3, ilLepSina1.1, whole genome shotgun sequence, a single genomic window includes:
- the LOC126978749 gene encoding UDP-glycosyltransferase UGT5-like isoform X3, with product MNSIFYLILVTYLTRTDCARILAIFPTPSISHQVVFRPLTQALANRGHEVTVITPDPAFKDNAPRNLTEIDVHDISYDFWRKFLLKNAAVGGNTDILNAFSILSESFSKTFFLQLETEDVQKIVRSKATYDLLLIEECVRPALVFSYIFKNVPVIRISSGGVMVSAYKSTGLPNHPLLFASILQRRFHNLTIWEKIQAFIHNAGLEYIYATHQIEEDKQLKRIIGPDVLPLHKLMENIDLVFYNNFPIWAGNIPVPPNVVYIGGIYEKPKQEIPEDLKIFLDSSKHGVIYVSFGTNTKSSLFPKSQVHIFTKVFSKLPYDVLWRWDEDISGKSKNIRITKWVPQPDLLN from the exons ATGAATTCCATATTCTATCTTATATTGGTGACGTATTTGACAAGGACGGATTGTGCTCGTATATTAGCTATCTTTCCAACTCCATCAATAAGTCATCAAGTTGTTTTTCGACCACTCACTCAAGCATTGGCTAATCGTGGACATGAAGTAACAGTCATAACACCAGATCCAGCATTCAAAGATAACGCTCCAAGAAATCTGACAGAAATTGACGTTCATGATATTTCCTATGATTTTTGGCGCAAATTTCTCCTAAAGAACGCTGCTGTTGGAGGGAATACAGATATTTTAAATGCTTTTTCAATTCTATCAGAATCGTTTAGTAAAACATTCTTTTTGCAGTTGGAAACTGAAGATGTTCAGAAAATAGTTCGAAGCAAAGCAACGTACGATTTGCTACTGATTGAAGAGTGTGTGAGACCAGCTCTAgtgttttcttatattttcaaaaatgttcctgTTATTCGCATTAGTTCAGGGGGTGTAATGGTTTCTGCATATAAAAGTACAGGATTACCAAATCATCCACTTTTGTTCGCCAGCATTTTACAGCGAAGGTTTCATAATTTGACTATTTGGGAAAAAATACAAGCGTTCATACATAACGCCGGTCTTGAGTATATATATGCAACTCATCAAATTGAAGAGGATAAGCAGTTGAAAAGAATAATCGGACCAGATGTGCTTCCACTGCACAAATTAATGGAAAATATCGaccttgtattttataataactttcCCATTTGGGCTGGTAATATACCTGTTCCCCCAAACGTCGTGTATATTGGAGGTATATACGAAAAACCAAAGCAGGAAATCCCCGAG GATCTTAAAATATTTCTGGATTCATCTAAACACGGAGTTATTTATGTGAGCTTTGGAACAAACACAAAATCGTCCCTTTTCCCAAAGAGTCAAGTTCatatatttacaaaagtattttctAAGCTGCCCTACGATGTTTTGTGGCGGTGGGACGAAGATATTTCTGGAAAATCAAAGAACATAAGAATTACAAAGTGGGTACCACAGCCTGATCTGTTGA ACTAG
- the LOC126978749 gene encoding UDP-glucosyltransferase 2-like isoform X4, whose protein sequence is MNSIFYLILVTYLTRTDCARILAIFPTPSISHQVVFRPLTQALANRGHEVTVITPDPAFKDNAPRNLTEIDVHDISYDFWRKFLLKNAAVGGNTDILNAFSILSESFSKTFFLQLETEDVQKIVRSKATYDLLLIEECVRPALVFSYIFKNVPVIRISSGGVMVSAYKSTGLPNHPLLFASILQRRFHNLTIWEKIQAFIHNAGLEYIYATHQIEEDKQLKRIIGPDVLPLHKLMENIDLVFYNNFPIWAGNIPVPPNVVYIGGIYEKPKQEIPEDLKIFLDSSKHGVIYVSFGTNTKSSLFPKSQVHIFTKVFSKLPYDVLWRWDEDISGKSKNIRITKLD, encoded by the exons ATGAATTCCATATTCTATCTTATATTGGTGACGTATTTGACAAGGACGGATTGTGCTCGTATATTAGCTATCTTTCCAACTCCATCAATAAGTCATCAAGTTGTTTTTCGACCACTCACTCAAGCATTGGCTAATCGTGGACATGAAGTAACAGTCATAACACCAGATCCAGCATTCAAAGATAACGCTCCAAGAAATCTGACAGAAATTGACGTTCATGATATTTCCTATGATTTTTGGCGCAAATTTCTCCTAAAGAACGCTGCTGTTGGAGGGAATACAGATATTTTAAATGCTTTTTCAATTCTATCAGAATCGTTTAGTAAAACATTCTTTTTGCAGTTGGAAACTGAAGATGTTCAGAAAATAGTTCGAAGCAAAGCAACGTACGATTTGCTACTGATTGAAGAGTGTGTGAGACCAGCTCTAgtgttttcttatattttcaaaaatgttcctgTTATTCGCATTAGTTCAGGGGGTGTAATGGTTTCTGCATATAAAAGTACAGGATTACCAAATCATCCACTTTTGTTCGCCAGCATTTTACAGCGAAGGTTTCATAATTTGACTATTTGGGAAAAAATACAAGCGTTCATACATAACGCCGGTCTTGAGTATATATATGCAACTCATCAAATTGAAGAGGATAAGCAGTTGAAAAGAATAATCGGACCAGATGTGCTTCCACTGCACAAATTAATGGAAAATATCGaccttgtattttataataactttcCCATTTGGGCTGGTAATATACCTGTTCCCCCAAACGTCGTGTATATTGGAGGTATATACGAAAAACCAAAGCAGGAAATCCCCGAG GATCTTAAAATATTTCTGGATTCATCTAAACACGGAGTTATTTATGTGAGCTTTGGAACAAACACAAAATCGTCCCTTTTCCCAAAGAGTCAAGTTCatatatttacaaaagtattttctAAGCTGCCCTACGATGTTTTGTGGCGGTGGGACGAAGATATTTCTGGAAAATCAAAGAACATAAGAATTACAAA ACTAGACTAG